In Corylus avellana chromosome ca2, CavTom2PMs-1.0, the following proteins share a genomic window:
- the LOC132170488 gene encoding protein TRANSPORT INHIBITOR RESPONSE 1-like isoform X1, with amino-acid sequence MDPKRKKDCHDSGESTRVASTFPDEVLERVLALVKSHKDRSSVSLVCKDWYDAERWSRTHVFIGNCYSVSPEIVVRRFPNVRSVTLKGKPRFSDFNLVPPNWGADIRCWLVVFAAKYRCLEELRLKRMTVSDESLEFLALSFPNFKALSLHSCDGFSTDGLAAIATHCKNLTELNIQENDIYDKSGCWLSCFPENFTSLEVLNFAYLNNDVNFEALERLVSRCKSLNVLKVNKNITLEQLQRLLICAPKLTELGTGSFLPELTDRQYSELKRSFSICSNLNVLSGLSEATALYLPALYPACTNLTFLNLSDAALQSEEFAKLLVHCPRLRRLWVLDTVEDKGLEAVGSNCPLLEELRVFPSDPYEEGIVHGVTESGFIAVSYGCRRLHYVLYFCRQMTNAAVETIVQNCPDFTHFRLCIMTPCQPDYRTNEPMDKAFCAVVKTCTKLRRLAVSGLLTDMTFEYIGKYAKNLETLSVAFAGSSDWGMQCVLGGCRKLRKLEIRDCPFGNAALLSGFEKYESMRSLWMSDCKVTMNGCRFLAKEMPRLNVEVMKEDGSDDSQADKVYVYRSVAGPRRDAPPFVLTL; translated from the exons ATGGATCCTAAGAGAAAGAAGGACTGCCATGACTCGGGCGAGTCGACCCGGGTGGCCTCGACGTTCCCGGACGAGGTTCTGGAGCGAGTTCTGGCTCTGGTGAAGTCCCACAAGGACCGGAGCTCCGTCTCTCTGGTCTGCAAGGATTGGTACGACGCCGAGCGGTGGTCAAGGACCCACGTCTTCATTGGAAACTGCTACTCGGTGTCGCCGGAGATCGTGGTCCGGCGGTTCCCGAACGTTCGGAGCGTTACCCTGAAAGGGAAGCCCCGGTTTTCGGACTTTAATCTGGTTCCTCCGAATTGGGGCGCTGATATTCGTTGTTGGCTTGTGGTTTTTGCGGCTAAGTACCGGTGTCTTGAAGAGCTGAGGCTCAAGAGGATGACTGTGAGCGACGAGAGCTTGGAGTTTTTGGCTCTTTCTTTTCCCAATTTCAAGGCTCTCTCGCTTCACAGCTGTGATGGGTTCAGCACTGACGGGCTTGCAGCCATTGCCACTCACTGCAA GAATTTGACTGAGCTCAACATACAGGAGAATGACATCTATGATAAAAGTGGTTGTTGGTTGAGTTGCTTCCCTGAGAACTTCACATCATTGGAAGTACTAAACTTTGCCTATTTGAATAATGATGTCAATTTTGAAGCTCTTGAGAGACTGGTTAGTAGGTGCAAATCGTTGAATGTTTTAAaggttaataaaaatataacctTGGAACAATTACAAAGGCTGCTTATTTGTGCACCCAAATTAACAGAGCTTGGTACTGGCTCATTTCTGCCTGAGCTTACGGACCGCCAGTACTCAGAACTTAAAAGGTCATTCAGCATTTGCAGTAATCTCAACGTACTCTCTGGTTTGTCAGAAGCTACAGCCCTATATCTCCCAGCTCTATACCCTGCCTGTACAAATTTGACATTCTTGAATTTGAGTGATGCTGCTCTGCAAAGTGAGGAATTTGCTAAGCTTCTTGTTCACTGTCCGCGTCTTCGGCGCCTATGG GTCCTCGATACAGTTGAAGACAAGGGTTTGGAGGCCGTTGGATCCAACTGTCCTCTGCTTGAGGAACTTCGTGTCTTCCCATCCGATCCCTATGAGGAGGGTATTGTCCATGGGGTGACTGAATCTGGGTTCATTGCTGTCTCTTATGGCTGCAGGAGACTACACTATGTTCTCTACTTTTGCCGACAGATGACTAATGCTGCTGTAGAAACCATTGTGCAGAACTGTCCTGATTTCACCCACTTCAGGCTTTGCATAATGACCCCATGCCAACCAGATTACCGGACGAATGAGCCTATGGATAAGGCTTTTTGTGCAGTGGTGAAAACTTGCACTAAACTCCGGAGGCTTGCAGTTTCAGGTTTATTGACTGACATGACTTTTGAGTACATTGGGAAGTATGCCAAAAACTTGGAAACTCTTTCGGTTGCTTTTGCTGGAAGCAGTGATTGGGGTATGCAGTGTGTTTTGGGAGGTTGTCGAAAGCTGAGGAAACTTGAGATAAGGGACTGCCCATTTGGGAATGCGGCATTACTATCAGGTTTCGAGAAATATGAATCCATGCGGTCACTATGGATGTCAGACTGCAAAGTGACAATGAACGGGTGTAGATTCTTGGCAAAAGAGATGCCCAGGTTGAACGTCGAGGTAATGAAGGAAGATGGGAGTGATGACAGTCAGGCCGACAAAGTTTATGTTTATCGTTCCGTTGCAGGCCCGAGAAGGGATGCTCCACCTTTTGTTCTCACTCTCTGA
- the LOC132170488 gene encoding protein TRANSPORT INHIBITOR RESPONSE 1-like isoform X2, with protein MDPKRKKDCHDSGESTRVASTFPDEVLERVLALVKSHKDRSSVSLVCKDWYDAERWSRTHVFIGNCYSVSPEIVVRRFPNVRSVTLKGKPRFSDFNLVPPNWGADIRCWLVVFAAKYRCLEELRLKRMTVSDESLEFLALSFPNFKALLLHSCDGFSTDGLAAIATHCKNLTELNIQENDIYDKSGCWLSCFPENFTSLEVLNFAYLNNDVNFEALERLVSRCKSLNVLKVNKNITLEQLQRLLICAPKLTELGTGSFLPELTDRQYSELKRSFSICSNLNVLSGLSEATALYLPALYPACTNLTFLNLSDAALQSEEFAKLLVHCPRLRRLWVLDTVEDKGLEAVGSNCPLLEELRVFPSDPYEEGIVHGVTESGFIAVSYGCRRLHYVLYFCRQMTNAAVETIVQNCPDFTHFRLCIMTPCQPDYRTNEPMDKAFCAVVKTCTKLRRLAVSGLLTDMTFEYIGKYAKNLETLSVAFAGSSDWGMQCVLGGCRKLRKLEIRDCPFGNAALLSGFEKYESMRSLWMSDCKVTMNGCRFLAKEMPRLNVEVMKEDGSDDSQADKVYVYRSVAGPRRDAPPFVLTL; from the exons ATGGATCCTAAGAGAAAGAAGGACTGCCATGACTCGGGCGAGTCGACCCGGGTGGCCTCGACGTTCCCGGACGAGGTTCTGGAGCGAGTTCTGGCTCTGGTGAAGTCCCACAAGGACCGGAGCTCCGTCTCTCTGGTCTGCAAGGATTGGTACGACGCCGAGCGGTGGTCAAGGACCCACGTCTTCATTGGAAACTGCTACTCGGTGTCGCCGGAGATCGTGGTCCGGCGGTTCCCGAACGTTCGGAGCGTTACCCTGAAAGGGAAGCCCCGGTTTTCGGACTTTAATCTGGTTCCTCCGAATTGGGGCGCTGATATTCGTTGTTGGCTTGTGGTTTTTGCGGCTAAGTACCGGTGTCTTGAAGAGCTGAGGCTCAAGAGGATGACTGTGAGCGACGAGAGCTTGGAGTTTTTGGCTCTTTCTTTTCCCAATTTCAAGGCTCTCTTGCTTCACAGCTGTGATGGGTTCAGCACTGATGGGCTTGCAGCCATTGCCACTCACTGCaa GAATTTGACTGAGCTCAACATACAGGAGAATGACATCTATGATAAAAGTGGTTGTTGGTTGAGTTGCTTCCCTGAGAACTTCACATCATTGGAAGTACTAAACTTTGCCTATTTGAATAATGATGTCAATTTTGAAGCTCTTGAGAGACTGGTTAGTAGGTGCAAATCGTTGAATGTTTTAAaggttaataaaaatataacctTGGAACAATTACAAAGGCTGCTTATTTGTGCACCCAAATTAACAGAGCTTGGTACTGGCTCATTTCTGCCTGAGCTTACGGACCGCCAGTACTCAGAACTTAAAAGGTCATTCAGCATTTGCAGTAATCTCAACGTACTCTCTGGTTTGTCAGAAGCTACAGCCCTATATCTCCCAGCTCTATACCCTGCCTGTACAAATTTGACATTCTTGAATTTGAGTGATGCTGCTCTGCAAAGTGAGGAATTTGCTAAGCTTCTTGTTCACTGTCCGCGTCTTCGGCGCCTATGG GTCCTCGATACAGTTGAAGACAAGGGTTTGGAGGCCGTTGGATCCAACTGTCCTCTGCTTGAGGAACTTCGTGTCTTCCCATCCGATCCCTATGAGGAGGGTATTGTCCATGGGGTGACTGAATCTGGGTTCATTGCTGTCTCTTATGGCTGCAGGAGACTACACTATGTTCTCTACTTTTGCCGACAGATGACTAATGCTGCTGTAGAAACCATTGTGCAGAACTGTCCTGATTTCACCCACTTCAGGCTTTGCATAATGACCCCATGCCAACCAGATTACCGGACGAATGAGCCTATGGATAAGGCTTTTTGTGCAGTGGTGAAAACTTGCACTAAACTCCGGAGGCTTGCAGTTTCAGGTTTATTGACTGACATGACTTTTGAGTACATTGGGAAGTATGCCAAAAACTTGGAAACTCTTTCGGTTGCTTTTGCTGGAAGCAGTGATTGGGGTATGCAGTGTGTTTTGGGAGGTTGTCGAAAGCTGAGGAAACTTGAGATAAGGGACTGCCCATTTGGGAATGCGGCATTACTATCAGGTTTCGAGAAATATGAATCCATGCGGTCACTATGGATGTCAGACTGCAAAGTGACAATGAACGGGTGTAGATTCTTGGCAAAAGAGATGCCCAGGTTGAACGTCGAGGTAATGAAGGAAGATGGGAGTGATGACAGTCAGGCCGACAAAGTTTATGTTTATCGTTCCGTTGCAGGCCCGAGAAGGGATGCTCCACCTTTTGTTCTCACTCTCTGA
- the LOC132169921 gene encoding probable 2' cyclic ADP-D-ribose synthase BdTIR, giving the protein MVEFKRRQRKKKVETRNYCKNREPCDVFINHRGSDTKKNIAGLLYDHLSRLGIKPFMDSRNMKPGDKLSDEIDAAIRNCKVAVALLSRNYCESRHCLRELALLMESNKKVLPIFWDVSPSELRVNNTGCQFSDEEHRRFERALEQVKDTIGLTFDSSKGDWSEFLEVASKEVKNLLEYWAENRGDYGVSKNRAGSEVGREAVWFMVNLCGGVCI; this is encoded by the exons atggtCGAGTTCAAACGTCGgcagaggaaaaagaaagtggaAACTCGAAACTACTGCAAAAACAGAGAGCCATGCGATGTGTTTATAAACCACAGAGGAAGCGATACGAAGAAAAACATTGCCGGGTTGCTCTACGATCACCTTTCAAGGCTGGGCATTAAGCCATTCATGGACAGCCGAAACATGAAGCCTGGGGACAAGTTGTCAGACGAGATTGACGCCGCTATCAGAAATTGTAAGGTTGCTGTTGCACTCTTGTCGCGCAACTATTGTGAGTCCCGCCATTGTCTCCGTGAGCTCGCTCTTTTAATGGAGTCCAACAAAAAAGTTTTACCCATCTTCTGGGATGTCAGTCCGTCCGAGCTTCGGGTTAACAACACTGGATGCCAATTTTCAGATGAAGAACACCGGAGATTTGAAAGGGCACTTGAACAAGTTAAAGATACCATTGGACTAACCTTTGACTCGTCCAAAGG GGATTGGTCTGAATTCTTAGAAGTTGCTTCGAAAGAAGTAAAGAATTTGCTTGAG TATTGGGCTGAAAATAGAGGAGATTATGGGGTGAGCAAAAATCGGGCTGGAAGCGAGGTGGGCCGTGAAGCAGTGTGGTTCATGG TCAACCTGTGCGGTGGTGTGTGCatttag